One window of the Microplitis demolitor isolate Queensland-Clemson2020A chromosome 10, iyMicDemo2.1a, whole genome shotgun sequence genome contains the following:
- the LOC103571845 gene encoding bromodomain-containing protein 8: MTSVQERLKTKQRESRDTWSTREQLCLASSVLKSGDQNWISVSRSLKPFAEKEALRPPDWFSHKSCANQYTRLIENVDTPKRKKRESGETIGESIVKRLTQERTAELGQILAFQRDEYQQLKSEVNLLKSGTISDDKLQKMWSAIEQEEREQEQKAKAHSLWLAKRQQKQDVITNQIIASPLKKTLDLSNDTQDSESANDEEEKKSRGPSTLLTNLLKSPSPTKQIQNPTSTAQVTSPTIASLLSSSATVHMTQTPQTVTAPIHQLVTSVIPSTPERPSAGAPTLSMLLALPANLPKGTLPALPSSKTSNASETGASRSTSSKQTTQAPAIQVSNVEAGDIDTDNVGEIIERIDDVIGKDKIPDVIDKDEMNEIMEDIEELIKEEITKSPSTSESASVVIETFPVAQEKTEERLESKIIDEPIALTGSPESEMAIEEIDQSTPDIAEIIGTSIETSKPKNEAKVAKKEDDSEENKPEKMSNESKEKDEETVAVENKSKEEIKMIVDEDDKVDEDKESKSKEEMDEKFIENKEVEEKVEAPEEEKEDGEVEKEKINLDDKSEDKVCEEKSKEVEEELVEKEESEEKVEEVSEDAVEDKAETEEVKEESKDEEEVKEEEKIVKENEDDKGTEESKDEVLDTKEKKMEMEKIEECEDKEVLGEKEEKEEIKEEKVCLENEKVKKEEIDEKEEVKDVIEVKDSKEEIKEDDQKGGEEEEKGDMEEEKVKKEDKDKIEEVTPEKILPEKVEDVKPEVEDKISEEESKVENEESAKEEEGEENYDEVKEEPELKEEETEEKEEVEEKKEKVEKVEKEEDLESKEADDVEVKKEELISTPENTEVEEESSLIKLSGGRAMKTYSKKQNVAVDRESEIENSGEEGDYRNWKKAVLLVYQRFTQHKYASIFLRPITEDHAPGYHSVIFRPMDLSTIKKNIENGTIRSTMHFQRDIMLMFQNALMYNKRNTLIYKMAMSMQEDCLQEFQMLVGVTKDVSFRRETRTAGSSSSEVNESNILKRKRSHITPSPHDSESPRMKKRKSEND, translated from the exons atgacttCGGTACAAGAaa GACTCAAAACAAAGCAAAGAGAATCACGAGACACTTGGAGCACCAGAGAGCAACTTTGTCTAGCATCAAGTGTTCTAAAATCCGGAGATCAAAACTGGATAAGTGTATCCAGATCCCTGAAGCCTTTTGCCGAGAAAGAAGCCCTGAGACCACCAGATTGGTTCTCGCACAAATCCTGTGCCAATCAGTACACTCGTCTCATCGAAAATGTCGACACGCCTAAAAGAAAAAAGCGGGAAAGCGGTGAGACTATCGGCGAGTCAATTGTCAAACGATTGACACAAGAAAGAACCGCCGAGCTAGGTCAGATATTAGCGTTCCAGCGAGACGAGTACCAGCAATTGAAGTCCGAAGTAAATTTGTTGAAATCGGGGACCATCAGTGATGACAAGCTTCAAAAAATGTGGTCTGCTATCGAGCAGGAGGAACGGGAGCAGGAGCAAAAAGCCAAAGCTCACAGTTTGTGGTTGGCAAAGCGTCAGCAGAAACAAGATGTCATAACAAATCAAATAATAGCCTCACCGCTAAAAAAGACTCTGGATCTCAGTAATGATACTCAGGACTCTGAGTCTGCGAACGatgaagaagaaaagaaaagtCGCGGGCCGTCAACTTTGCTGACGAATCTTTTAAAATCCCCTAGTCCAACGAAACAAATTCAAAACCCAACTTCGACAGCTCAAGTCACTTCTCCAACAATCGCAAGTCTTTTGAGTTCATCTGCGACTGTTCATATGACACAAACTCCTCAGACTGTAACGGCGCCGATTCATCAGCTTGTTACTTCCGTGATCCCTTCTACACCTGAAAGACCTTCTGCAGGTGCTCCCACGCTGTCAATGCTTCTGGCATTGCCTGCAAATTTACCCAAAGGTACTTTACCCGCTTTACCCAGTAGTAAAACTAGTAACGCATCTGAAACTGGAGCATCTCGGTCTACAAGTTCGAAGCAGACTACCCAAGCTCCGGCGATTCAAGTTTCCAATGTGGAGGCGGGTGACATTGATACTGATAATGTCGGAGAAATTATCGAACGTATTGATGATGTCATTGGTAAGGATAAAATTCCTGATGTTATTGATAAAGatgaaatgaatgaaattatgGAAGATATTGAAGAATTGATCAAAGAAGAAATAACAAAAAGTCCATCGACTTCAGAATCCGCCTCGGTGGTCATCGAAACTTTTCCTGTAGCTCAGGAAAAAACTGAAGAACGAttagaatcgaaaattattGACGAGCCGATTGCGCTGACGGGTTCTCCTGAAAGTGAAATGGCTATTGAAGAAATAGATCAAAGCACTCCGGATATCGCTGAGATTATTGGAACTTCTATTGAGACATCGAAGCCAAAGAATGAAGCGAAGGTTGCGAAGAAGGAAGACGATAGTGAAGAAAATAAGCCGGAGAAAATGAGTAATGAGAGTAAGGAAAAAGACGAAGAAACTGTTGCTgtggaaaataaaagtaaagaagaaataaaaatgattgtagATGAAGACGATAAAGTTGATGAAGATAAGGAGAGTAAAAGTAAAGAAGAGatggatgaaaaatttatagaaaataaagaaGTGGAGGAGAAAGTTGAGGCTCCGGAAGAAGAGAAAGAAGATGGGGAAGTAgagaaggaaaaaataaatttagatgaTAAGAGTGAGGATAAAGTTTGTGAAGAAAAGAGTAAGGAAGTGGAGGAAGAGTTGGTGGAAAAAGAAGAGAGTGAGGAAAAGGTGGAAGAAGTGAGTGAAGATGCGGTTGAGGATAAGGCAGAGACGGAAGAAGTAAAGGAAGAAAGtaaagatgaagaagaagtaaaggaagaagaaaaaatagtaaaggAGAATGAAGATGATAAGGGGACTGAGGAATCGAAGGATGAGGTTTTGGATACCAAAGAGAAGAAAAtggaaatggaaaaaattgagGAATGTGAAGATAAAGAGGTGTTGGGTGAAAAAGAGGAGAAAGAAGAAATTAAAGAAGAGAAGGTTTGTTTGGAAAATGAGAAAGTGAAGAAGGAAGAAATAGATGAGAAAGAAGAAGTGAAGGATGTGATAGAAGTAAAAGATTcgaaagaagaaataaaagaagatGATCAAAAGGGtggagaagaagaagaaaaggGTGATATGGAAGAAGAGAAAGTGAAAAAagaagataaagataaaattgaagaagTAACGCCGGAAAAAATTCTTCCAGAAAAGGTAGAAGATGTTAAGCCGGAAGTTGAAGATAAAATTAGTGAAGAAGAAAGTAAAGTTGAAAATGAAGAATCGGCGAAAGAAGAAGAGGGCGAAGAAAATTATGATGAGGTGAAAGAAGAACCAGAGCTGAAGGAAGAAGAAACGGAAGAGAAAGAAGAAGTGGAAGAAAAGAAAGAGAAAGTTGAAAAGGTAGAAAAGGAAGAAGATTTAGAAAGTAAAGAAGCAGATGATGTCGAGGTTAAGAAGGAAGAATTGATAAGTACACCGGAAAATACTGAAGTTGAAGAAGAATCGTCTCTTATAAAATTGAGCGGCGGTCGCGCTATGAAAACTTATTCGAAAAAACAGAATGTCGCAGTTGACAGAGAGtctgaaattgaaaatagtgGCGAAGAAGGTGATTACCGTAATTGGAAGAAAGCAGTTTTGTTGGTGTACCAGCGATTTACTCAACACAAATATGCTTCCATATTTTTGCGACCTATTACTGAAGATCATGCGCCAGGTTACCACTCCGTGATATTCAGGCCCATGGATCTGtcgactataaaaaaaaatattgagaatgGAACAATCAGATCCACGATGCATTTCCAGCGGGACATTATGCTGATGTTCCAAAATGCTCTCATGTATAATAAACGGAATACTCTTATCTACAAAATGGCCATGTCAATGCAAGAAGATTGTCTCCAAGAGTTCCAG ATGCTAGTGGGAGTAACAAAAGATGTCTCTTTTAGAAGGGAAACAAGAACAGCCGGAAGTAGTAGTAGCGAAGTTAATGaaagcaatattttaaaacggAAACGGAGTCACATAACTCCCAGTCCTCATGACTCTGAAAGCCCACGAATGAAAAAACGAAAATcggaaaatgattaa
- the LOC103571843 gene encoding retinol-binding protein pinta codes for MKIRHVTERSVNIKINFPWKVPLEEELKRNPELKESDIKSLQEWCEKQPHLPKILDSELVLFLHSNYYRMEPTKTTIDTFYTVRTHVPEYFSNRDPLENKDLRHIFATAAYMPLAGETPEGYKIIYARLINYEPAAYVWNDAMKYWNMAMDLWMYTEGTMKGHIIIVDLAGLALGHTARLSPMGFKKFFYYLQEGLPVRLKGFHFLNSIPVMDIIMGMMKPFLKKELMEILHIHTNNESAKKFLPLDILPNESGGKAGPFMEMHEKHIKRLEAHRDFFLEEETRARIDESLRPGKAKSATDLFGVEGSFKKLDID; via the exons AGTTCCGTTGGAAGAAGAACTGAAACGCAATCCTGAGCTCAAGGAATCAGACATAAAATCACTGCAAGAATGGTGTGAAAAGCAGCCGCATTTGCCGAAGATACTCGACAGCGAGCTCGTTTTATTTCTtcacagtaattattatcgaATGGAACCGACTAAGACAACAATCGATACATTTTACACCGTGAGGACTCACGTGCCGGAATATTTTTCTAACAGAGATCCTCTGGAAAATAAAGATCTTCGTCACATTTTTGCAACTGC AGCATACATGCCATTGGCGGGAGAGACACCAGAAGGTTACAAGATAATTTACGcgcgattaattaattatgaaccGGCAGCGTATGTCTGGAATGACGCCATGAAGTACTGGAACATGGCAATGGATCTCTGGATGTACACAGAAGGTACAATGAAGGGACACATAATAATAGTCGACTTGGCTGGTCTCGCTCTTGGTCACACTGCGCGTCTCAGCCCAATgggtttcaaaaaattcttttattatcttCAAGAAGGACTTCCGGTTCGTCTTAAgggttttcattttttgaattccattCCAGTGATGGATATTATCATGGGAATGATGAAgccatttttgaaaaaagaactCATGGaaatt cttcacATTCATACCAATAATGAAAGTGCTAAAAAATTCCTACCACTTGATATTTTACCAAATGAGTCAGGGGGTAAAGCCGGGCCATTTATGGAAATGCATGAAAAACATATCAAAAGATTGGAAGCTCATCGTGATTTCTTCTTGGAAGAAGAAACTCGTGCTCGTATTGACGAGTCCTTGCGACCGGGAAAAGCTAAAAGTGCGACAGATCTTTTTGGTGTAGAAGGAAGTTTCAAAAAACTTGAcatcgattaa
- the LOC103571847 gene encoding alpha-tocopherol transfer protein-like: protein MALVKMVSVEEEMKRNPDLKESDLKMLKEWYEKQPHLPKISDSELVLFLHSNYYRLEPTKTTIDTFYTVRTHVPEFFFNRDPLGNKDLRNMFKTAAYFPLEGETPEGFKIIYGRLINFEPSAYVYNDAIKYWNMSMDLWMYTEGTMKGHIILVDLAGLSFGHTTRLSPMGLKKFLFYLQEGLPVRLKGLHFTNSIPVMEIILGMMKPFMKKELMDILHIHTSNETLKKFLPLDILPNESGGKAGPLMELHEKNIKRLEAHRDFFMEEEARGRVDESLRPGKGKNATDLFGVEGSFKKLDID, encoded by the exons ATGGCTTTGGTAAAAATGGTGTCAGTTGAAGAAGAAATGAAACGTAATCCAGATCTAAAAGAATCAGATCTCAAGATGTTGAAAGAATGGTACGAAAAGCAGCCGCATTTGCCAAAAATATCCGACAGCGAGCTCGTTTTATTTCTTCACAGTAATTACTATCGTTTGGAACCGACAAAAACAACAATTGACACCTTTTACACCGTGAGAACTCATGtacctgaattttttttcaacagagATCCTTTGGGAAATAAAGATCTTAGAAATATGTTCAAAACAGc agccTACTTTCCACTGGAGGGTGAAACACCAGAgggtttcaaaataatatacggGCGTCTGATTAATTTCGAACCGTCAGCTTACGTTTACAATGACGCCATTAAATACTGGAACATGTCAATGGATCTTTGGATGTACACCGAAGGTACAATGAAGGGCCACATTATTCTCGTTGACTTGGCCGGTCTGTCTTTCGGTCACACTACTCGTCTCAGTCCCATGGGGTTGAAGAAATTCCTCTTTTACCTCCAAGAAGGACTTCCCGTTCGTCTTAAGGGCTTGCATTTCACGAACTCGATTCCAGTTATGGAAATAATTCTAGGAATGATGAAGCCCTTCATGAAGAAAGAGCTTATggacatt ctCCATATTCACACGAGTAATGaaactctaaaaaaatttctgcctCTTGACATTTTGCCAAACGAATCTGGCGGCAAAGCTGGACCGCTAATGGAGCTgcatgagaaaaatataaaaagattgGAAGCTCACCGCGATTTCTTCATGGAAGAAGAAGCTAGAGGTCGAGTCGACGAATCTCTGCGTCCTGGAAAGGGGAAAAATGCAACAGATCTTTTTGGAGTTGAAGGAAGTTTCAAAAAACTTGACATCGATTAG
- the LOC103571848 gene encoding cuticle protein 7, whose translation MSFIILSFLFLSISHYCYGDNYQFASEYQIETTTLPPPPVPYSFNYKAGRYPGHVDRFRSESGDGAGVVHGTYSYIDPKFKIRTVDYTADKNGFHPILKNFEDVQAQPQDSEAVRLAKEKHHRLYEKIANSNANPDSLINNLPRETASVARAKNHHLELFKKIAAEHEAIAHQREAERLAFEATSVPNNVEESINYY comes from the exons atgtcttttattattttatcgtttttgtTTCTTTCAATAAGTCATTATTGTTATGGTGATAATTATCAGTTTGCATCTGAGTATCAAATAGAGACGACGACTCTTCCACCGCCTCCAGTACCCTACAGTTTTAATTACAAAGCTGGAAGATATCCAGGACATGTCGATCGATTTAGATCTGAATCTGGCGATGGAGCTGGTGTAGTACacg gtacTTATTCTTATATTGACccgaaattcaaaatcagaACTGTCGATTACACTGCAGATAAAAATGGCTTCCacccaattttaaaaaatttcgaagacGTTCAAGCCCAGCCACAAGATTCAGAAGCTGTCAGACTAGCAAAAGAAAAACACCATCGTCTGTATGAAAAAATAGCGAACAGTAACGCAAATCCTGATAGTTTAATTAACAATCTCCCGcgg gaAACAGCTAGTGTTGCCCGAGCTAAAAACCACCACttggaattatttaaaaaaatagccgCCGAGCATGAAGCTATCGCGCATCAACGTGAAGCTGAACGACTGGCATTTGAAGCAACTTCAGTACCCAATAACGTCGaagaatcaattaattattattaa
- the LOC103571849 gene encoding synaptosomal-associated protein 29: MAGHDYLNDPKNPFFSLEDDIDDEAFLQSAPQRAITNNNPFLNFDNNLEQQKQQLLERKKAVEERTIKSSERSMTLLRDSEQIGAATAEELIRQREQLERTEKRLDDINSTLRFSQKHIQGIKSVFGSLKNYLSGKSVDSPTPTLTGGKLSEPEYSGSSSSVLNDKIEESRLNLAAQHPSLQRRGLLGNDNYDDDDNGGQHYKVQSTNVSKILERNLDEMSGSLARLKGLAIGLSEEIDSQNDLIENVMTKTDKADIMLERQNKDMRHLLKK, encoded by the exons atggcgggccatgattatttaaatgatccAAAGAATCCGTTTTTTTCACTAGAAGATGATATCGACGACGAAGCATTTTTGCAGAGTGCACCACAAAGAGCGATAACGAACAATAATCCATTTTTGAACTTTGACAATAATCTTGAGCAACAGAAACAGCAGCTTCTTGAACGTAAGAAAGCCGTTGAAGAGAGGACAATTAAGTCATCTGAAAGATCGATGACATTGCTGAGAGATTCTGAGCAGATTGGAGCTGCTACTGCAGAG gaACTGATTAGACAAAGAGAGCAGCTTGAGAGAACTGAAAAAAGACTTGACGACATAAACAGCACGCTGCGATTTAGTCAGAAACATATCCAAGGAATAAAAAGTGTGTTtggtagtttaaaaaattatttaagcgGCAAGTCCGTGGATTCTCCAACGCCCACTCTCACTGGCGGTAAATTATCCGAACCAGAATATTCAGGATCGTCGAGCAGTGTCTTGAATGACAAAATTGAAGAGTCTAGATTGAATTTGGCTGCTCAACATCCTTCGCTTCAGCGCAGAGGGCTCTTAGGTAACGATAATtacgatgatgatgacaaCGGTGGTCAGCATTATAAAGTACAAAGCACAAACGTCAGTAAAATATTAGAACGTAATTTAGATGAAATGAGTGGGTCATTAGCGAGATTAAAAGGTCTAGCTATAGGTCTGTCCGAAGAAATTGATTCACAGaatgatttaattgaaaaCGTCATGACTAAAACAGACAAAGCCGACATTATGCTCGAGAGACAAAACAAAGACATGAGACACTTGTTGAAAAAGtaa